TCACCGTAGCTCGCCGCCATAGTCCACCACCGTCGGCCGCCGCCCTCCGGGcatctgttcttgaaggaatagatcgttccttcaagatctgttcttgaaggaacgatctgttccttcaagaacagagctgttcttgaaggaacagatcgttccttcaagaacagatcttgAAGGAACGATATGTTCCTTCAAGATCCGTTCTTGAAGGAACGATctgttccttcaagaacagatcttgAAGGAACGGACTGTTCCTTCAAGCGTCTTCTCAGACGAGCTGAGAAGACCACCGGTTGGTCTTCTCAGctcgtctgagaagacgagaagacgacccagctgggtcgtcttctcaggtgagaagacgACCCGGAGCaggtcgtcttctcaggtgagaaggcGACCTGCTCCGGTCGTCTTCTCACCTGAAAAGACGACCGGAGAGGTCGGATGGGTTGGGCCGAGTGGGATGGGTCGGGTGGGTTGGGTGTTGGGTTGATGATTTTGGTTAgggtagatttttttttcaaatattaatttgggggtattttgggtttttcaaatttttagtgtattttgaTGAAGTGTCAGCTGACATGgcgccgccaattttttttttttttttaaatgacagCCGCCAAAAAATGACGGCGctgaggggtattttcgtctataagggccgtgaatggcgccgccacaaaggttggggggtttagggaagcttttgaaagtatagggggttttGGGAAGTTTggggtaaaagtcgaggaccgtcggtgattattagccccttccttcctacattgctgttgaattcgacatacaagtaagtaattattctgttaattcgaattacatggatcctggtttgggtttttagataaatttttgaaattccgctgcgttataaacctataaaacccaacatttttcactatagttggtaataaactagagaatttgtatattgttataattttaatatattgttagggtaatatttagtatgcgatgtggtgtaatgttgaagtaataataaaatttcagtatattttgacgTGTACACTCTTGGTGTACTgctggtataattttggtatattagtaatttaatttttagtatacaatttgatgtaattttggtaattttttttatttaatattaataaaatcgcAGTATGTATagtgttggtataattttggtataatgtttatataatgttgatataatgttagtttattagtatactgacattatacccacagtatacaccgtatgtttgatattagtttttatttttttgtatttttataaatattattaagatttttgtaaataaaaaaagtcaacatgtagttttataattattttcattttttttgataaatggtgtaatttcctctttattTAATCGAGCATAACATAAGTATAGTATTTAATTATCCGTGAAGGTATTCGTATATAAGAGCATCCACAATGGTCAAACTGTTTTTGAGTTTGATGAGATGCCACGTCAGCTTTCCATTAAACTCAATCTTTATTATACAATCTTCCACAATAGTTAGACTTTAAAAAGCAAACTaataacgtttaaaaaaaaaagcaaactaATAAGGGACCCACCCTAATTACATATACtttctttattaaaaatatattctactcataattttttaattatgtacAAATAATTACGTAtgacttaaattattttttaaaatacgttataaattattaaaaataatacaccaaacataataaataatatattttaaatataataatatattataataatgaaTAAAGTAATTGATAActaatgataaaaaaacatattaatagaaaaaatacataaatcattaattgttttaataaaactaaatacttcaaataaaataacataaaatactTCAATTAAAAACACTAACTTAAAATAAAAGTACtactgatttttattttttccgaaATGTTGTCAAATATGTTCGACCAAGTCCGATCGGAGACGATGGTGTACTTCGCGATCGCGTACTTTGTTAGAGAATTTTCACTCACTAACTTGTAGTACTCGACAAGtcgaggtcgaacccacaaggacaaGGGGTTTAAAGTAAACGAATACGGATCTTGAATtccaattcggaaagcaacaaaCAATTGATTTGGATTAATAACTACGGACTAATAATAAggtaaacaataattaatctaTCAATAACAACCAAACAATCAACTATGTAACTTAAAGATTGAAACAATAATAAAGGTAAGTTCAAGGTTTGCTAGCTTAAATTGGTAGTATCTTAGAGTCGGGATTGTTGAATGGCGCCGGTTTTGGGTCAAGCTATTCGAAGGCCCTAAGTTCCGCTCTGTCGAGTCTAAAACTAGGAAAATTGCAATTAACTAATCAACCGATAACTTAATTGCCCTAGCATAATTAGTTATCGACTAAACTAGCAAATTACAATTAATCAAGAAAACTTAAAAGACCACCTAATCCCTAAACCGCCCTCGCGTGATTGGGTCCTAGGTTCATGATTAATCAATTCCGTCTAATTAATTGACCctcgcctaattaattagaCAAAATCCTATGTTAATAGATCACACTAACCTAGGCATTAAGAACACAGTGCCAAAACAAacacaatccaatcacaaacCCAATTCCAATCAACTAACAACCTAAattaacaacccccaaacaaagaGTTTAGCCAACCATATTTACTCTAACATTAATCACAAGGTAATAACTAATAAGAATATTGGAAATAGGATAGATTACCTTAATTGGAAAGTAGAACACTAAcataaacaagataatgaagattgaATCATAAAAACTTGCATTAAAGTGGGTATAAatcccaaaatctggaaatgtATCAAGAACACTAACACTAGAAATATTCTCTAGAGCAAAAGGAAATTCTCTATACGTTTTAGTTGATTCTACAATAATGAGGTAATGacctaaaaatagagataaaagggtttatatagtactcccaaaaaggaaataaaagacaTCCTATTACATGGGTGTTTGGCCAAATAAGAAAGTGGGCTTAAGTCTTGGTTCTTCAAAATTCGATATCTGAGCCCATCATTTAacccttgtctcgatcgagacactcaTTAAAAGagtgtgtctcgatcgagacactagTAGCTCAGAAGCTACTGCCTGAAATCTTGGCCTTGTCTCGATTGAGACACTTCCTCTTGTgcctgtctcgatcgagacaagcttcTGGCTTCTCGAAGGTTTCTTTTCTTTGCTTTCTTGACGATTCTTTCGCTTCCTTTAGCCAAAACCGCTCTAAAACACTCAAATGCCCTGAAAAGGTAAAGCACGTAATAAGGTACTCAATTCATCTTAAAACACTATGAAAATAGCATAAAAGCGCTAGAACACCCTAgtagataggagtattttactcctatcatacTTCCGCATTTCTCTGAAGATAATGTTGAAAGTCTTGGATAGATCCTTGGCTTACGGGTATCGGTGGTGCTACTTCGTCGTCATTCCAATTTCTTATTGTATCTCCTTCATCCTCCACAATCATATTATGCAATATAATGCATGTATACATTATATCTTTCAACTTTTCTCTATGCCAAAAACGGGCAGGACCACGTACTGTTGTCCATCGAGATTGGAGTGCACCAAAAGCTCTCTCAACATCCTTTCTTGCagactcttgaatttgtttgaatttaatCCTTTTTTAGTCTTCCGGATATACAAAACTCTTAACAAATGTTGCCCAATCCGGATAGATTCCATCAGTCATATAATACGCCTTTGAATATTGTGTTCCATTTACTGTGAAATGAACCTCTGGATCATATCCTTTTAAAATGTCATTAAATAATGGAGATTGATTGAGCACGTTGATGTCATTATTAGATCctgcaaaatcaaaaaaatgcaTGTCATATCCAGAGATCTACTGATGCAACTGCTTCTAGCATAATTGTTGGAGATCTTTGATCACCTCGAGTAAATTGGCCTTTCCATGCAACTGGGCAATTTTTCCATTTCCAGTGCATACAATCAACACTCCCAAGCATCCCAGGAAAGCCGTGGCGCTCCGAATGCAAATGCAATAAGCGTTCAACATCCTCAGCATTAGGCTTTCTCAAATATTTGGATGAGAAAATCTCCATCATGCACCTACAAAAATTGAATAAACATTCGATTGCAGTGGTTTCAGCAATTCTTATGTACTCATCATAACTGTCAGCTGGAGCGCCATAAGCTAATTGACGAATAGCAGCAGTGCATTTTTGAAGCGGAGAAAGTCCTCTTTTGCCCGTTGCATCAACCCTCATTTGGAAGTACTCTGAATGATTTTGAAGAGATTCAACTATACGAAGGAATAACTCTTTTCGCATTCGAAATCTTCGATGGAAAATATTTGCCGGGTAAACTGGATTGTCGGCAAAATAATCATTGAAGAGTCGATCATGTCCCATTTCACGTTCTCGATTATAATACGTTCGACTCCGCCTACGGCTGTCGGATGCCTCACTTTGTTGCTGATCCCATTcttgcaacattttaaacatttcttCATCACTATTATCCATCATTTCGTCTTCTAAAAGCTTTGTTATTTGTTCTAGATCATAAGGATCCATTTTGTAGGCTATGATTTGGGAATTCAAAAATATGTATGGAAAATATGGTGTGGTGGATGATTATGGGAAACATCTCATTTGTatggttatatatatatgttctcTAAACGGCTACTTTTACAACAACTACTTTTAAAACGGCTACTTTACAACGGCTACTTTTACAACGGCTACTTTTAAAACTACTTTTACAACAGttacttttataaatttcatgatattaaaattacaaaaacttGAAATTACATAAAGTTAAAGTTAAaggtatttaaaaataaaattccataatattaaaattaaagaaacttgaaattacataaaattaaaattacataataataaaattaaagaaacttgaaattacaaaaaattaaaatttaagaaacttaaagttatataaaaataaaattacataaagTTAAAGTTacatgaaaatatatattataactaTCATGGTTTATATTTAGCTTTAATAGCATCCACAATCATATAATGATGTTCAAGTTGCTCCGGATTCATATTACTCGTATCCATGGTAAGTATACGATGTTCATGAACCCTTGCTAACTCTTGCATGACCGCTATTTTGTCTTGTTGAGCTTTATTGTATTTCTCCCACCTTTCTTCATTAGTTTCTTCGTTTTGTTTGCTCGTTGCCTTATCCTTTTTTTTACCCCTTGCCTTTGCCGCCTTTGCAGCCTTTTGACCAATCAGACGAATTTTAACCTCACTATCATCGATGTCGATATTTATATCCGGATTTGATGAAGATGTGTATGCGCCGGATTCATCAAGTCTTGTCTTCTTGGAAGCATGTTGAGGAGGGCAATTTGCTTTCCATTTTGGATCATCTTTCAACATAACCCACACATGTTCAAGAACAACATGTTTTTTTacgaatttgaaaataaagccCGCGGGCATGTTGCTTTAGTTGATCATCGCTCCATCCGCTATGATGTTCCGCCGCTAATTTATTGTAATGTTGGTTGAATTCATTCACCATCGGAATCATCCAATACCAATGTTGCTTAACCAAATTACTTGCTCTTGATGGCCTTGATTTTCGATTGTTGTTGAAGTAGTCGGTGATCCTTTTCCAAAATTGCTTGCTATTTTGGGCATTTCTGGTAATGCTACTTGTTGAAATTAAGCCAAGAACTTGTAAGAAGTCGGTCATCCTCGATGTTCCATGGAACACGCTTTTCTTGTTCAACCGAATCACTCGTGAGATCAATATTTTCAAGCCCTTGTTGAGTAGAATATGGCGGAAATTGTGAATCGGAAGAAGAATTTTTGGGTGTTTCTTGATTGGTACCGGAGGCGccatcaaaatattttatttcctCACTCGGTGGTGTTGAAATATCAACTCTCATACCCGGATTATAATATTGGTTTGCTATAGCCGGACTGAAATAATTTGAATTCGGAAACATTGGAAATGGATATGAAATTTTTtgtgaattttgaaaatttggtagAGAACTAGAATTGCGCATTTGTGGTGGATATCCAAAATTTGACATATTTGGATTAGGAAAAGGAAATGGAAAATgagataaattttgaaaattaaattgatttgaattttgagGGGGTGAAGAATTCTCTAAAATTGGAGGGTTGGaaatatttttagtataattatcacccataataaataataattatttgttaagatataaaacataaaaagatgaattttttttgaagagagttaataatttaaaattttagagtcGAGAGAAAttgatcaaataaaataaaactcatTACATATTTATAGTTAAATTTgagaagtaaaaaaaattgaacaacgGTAATATTACCGTTGTTATTTTACCGTTGCTCAGATTAATTACTCTCAATTCATATGCATGGCCCCACTATTAAACATCTTGGCAgcttttttcattaaaaaaaaaaggagggGTCCTACCATTAAGCGGTTGATGATCACCAACCGCTCAATGTTCATTGAGCCTTCCCAATGGGAAGTGCTCAATGACAAAAGGTTATTGAGCTCCACAATTTTATCCATTGTGGATGGTCTAAATTCGATTAAAAATTCATGAACTGGCTCGTATAGGAAGTTGATAGAGAGTCCACTAGCATAGTTCGATAAATAGTTTGTGAACTAACTCATACATAAACTCAATTATACATTGatgaattatttattatttaaattaaaatgagaGGAGCTCGTATTCTTTCCTTTAACAACTAAATGAATGAATATGAGCTGAACATGAATCGAACATgaacattataaattttaaatgcaTATTatgaacactataaattttaaatgcaTAATATGAACACCTTATTCCAAGCTCGTACGAAAATTAACTAGACATGAGTATCTCATTTATATAACGAGTTAAACACGAACACCTCAAACCTCAGCttagttttattataattacCCTATAATTGCAACTACCATGAGATTCGTGCTTTGTTGTGAAATCTATTACAATACATATTCAGATACTTTTCAGTCaacttaattgaaaaaaaaattaaaaattaatttaaatataaaatatattgatgGAGTCTTCTTTCTGATTCGGTGAATAAACctgcaaaatagggtagaagttaaccggacggtggttgttcGATTAACTCTTCGATGTTAAAGTTAGTTTAGGGTTGAGCAGTGTTTTGTGTATCTGAATGGAATTGTATTTTCAGACATACCTCAAACTTCTTATATAGTAGTTGAGAGGATACCTTATATACTTCAAATAGGAAtgttattcttatttaataggATTGTTTTTGAATAGGAAATAAATTCCTTATTCAAGAGGAAGTCTTATTCAGGAATATCTTCCTGAATAAACTTATCTTCCTAGATTGGAGTTTGCATCCGAATAGAAAAGATATCCCATATATTTGGTCTTCAATATATGATTcttcgttttatatctcatctcaacattcatACAGTTCACATTATAAATTGCGGAAATTTAAATACAAGTGAAAACAGTAAAAGGACCCAATTTAAGACACACATATGACTCGATTCTGGCATGTGAGGCAAGTAGTAAAGCCTCCTACACATTCATCTAACCTTATAAGAGGTTTCTAAAAAGTAACAGATAGTTGGTCTGAATTAATTACATGCATAAATCTTAAAAACTAGATGTCTAagtatttgattgatttaattaagtcatcttgaataacctatacaacctctaatttaaattttcatggTAATCCTATGATTTTTAGGTAATTTGATGGACTTGATTAATTTAGCTAATTTaatgtgattagtcctttagcGTGTTAATATTGGATTGAATCATGCTTTTGGAAGGTGATAAACAtataaggttagaaatactttttaacctcatAGCCCAGAGTGTCTGGAACTCGATGCATTTTAGACGTCGAGGTGATCGGAATCTGGACTCGGTCAGAACATGGAAGCTCTTCGTCTTGTTGATACGGATATGCTCGTTCAAACCAGGGTTGATTCCAAGCTCGGATGAGCTCGGAATTGCTTCTGGAAGTTTCTTGTCGCGTCGATCATGGACTTATGGGCTCGGTTGATTGGATAGGTTACATAATTGGGATTTGAGGCCCGAATAAAAGTGGggcatgcacattacaacaCAAAATTATGATTCTACAGTTAAAACATTATTCGTGGGCTCAAACGGGGCCCGATTCCGAGCTTAAACGAGCCGAAAATATGGTCAGATTGAAGTTTAAAAGATATGGGAATCATTATAGGATCTAGGAAAAAAGAAGAACATGGCGCCACTCATAGTGCCAGCGGCGGCACTATGCACTGCCGGAGCCAGCAGTAGGAACGGTGGCGGCACTCCGATGCAGGGACGTCGGTTCGTCGTTTCAGGTccatttttcatgcaaaaatgctcggaaaaaacaaacaaacaaacaaacaggGAAAAGACATAGCATCTACCGGGTTTAATATACAGTgcttaaaatctaattaaacacctAAAACAGCTGATTTTATAGCAATTCGAACAAAAACATATTcacgacaaaaaaaaaacatataacagTCCTACCCTGCATTCTAAGCATTGGAATCAATTGAAATCTGTATATGACGTACAAAATACATTAAATCAGCCTATCAACATGCTTATAATCAGTTTTAACGTAGCAATTATAGCAAAGTCAGATTATATCAATTTTAGCAGTATAtggcaaaaacaacaaaaacgaCTAAGCATGCATCCTAATATAATAACTCAGCAGTTATGATTAACATgacatgaaaagtgacaagaGATTATTAAAGGTCCTCAAAAGTACCGTTTTGAGTCTCTAACTTGTTTTATGTCGATCCAGATTTATAATCCAGTTTGGGATCAGTGTACTACATGGCAATTTTTGAGTGATTGAAGTTTTTCTAGCTTGTTTCCAGAACTGGTGTTTGTGTGTGTGTGCAGGGTGTAGGGTTCGTCCAACTGGGTATTTCTGGGGGGTTTTGGTATGTGCTCTGCGGGGTTAAATTTGCTGACCTCTGGCTAGGCTGTACGGGGGTCCTATTTATTGTGATCAGGTGAGGGTAGAATCTACCTAGTTATTAAGTTAgatttaaattactatttactAGAGTCAGAGTTTGAATTAAATGGGAAATAGTAATTCAACTCGAAAGTTTAGAGGTATTAGGATTAGTTAAAACTCTTATTTTTaggattaatttaattaaaattcggAAAAATTGCATAATGGGCTGGAGGGTTGAGTGGTTAggcaatttataaattattattatatttttgctGAAAAcgtttattgattttttaaagttttaaataattatcttaaaatttaaataaatttgaagattttttttgaaatatttccAGTAACATTCATTACATTACTTATTATAAACAAAAAGGTAAAGTGTCTAAAAGTgttaatttattaacaaaattagagtcatttagttttttttgatgaatagtcATTTAGTTCTAAAAtgtcttataatttatttattaaaaaataaatttagttaaattaatctCTTGATAAGAAACGGTAcgcatggatttttttttttgaaacaaatactttttaaggatttattgCAGGCTTAAGTCTTTGTGGGTACATAATGCTGACAAGAACAGAAGTGTTTAATATAGctaaaacatttaatttatatgtgtaaatgattatttttaaaagaattgtTGTATAGGTGATTAAAATACTCAAATTCATGTATATAATTATGTATTTAgtcataataaatatttatttttattagttaaagcccataaaaatacataaaactcTCATTTACTAAGCTCACCTCCAACTACAAATCTCATTTCACCATTCCAATAATTCGAACAATACACAATTTTGTACTCCAAAATAATGCTTGATTACTTTTTTTTGTTCCTTTGGTGCATTATAATTTGAAATGAATATAAATGATGCAAAACTTATTCCAAAACGGTGATATAAGTTGGAGATGCAATAAAAAActaatattcaaatttttaatcaccaaaaactTTGTTACATGGAAGAACAgtctctttttttaatataatgcaaagatttaatatatacaTCCTATTTACAGCCTTACAAGACCATACAAGTAGAATGAAGTGGATTGAATATATAGACTTTACAAAATAATATGCTTATAACATGAAGCAAAATAACATCtttctttaaaaaatcacaaagaaaaaaaaagaaaacgaTCGTTCCgcttttataataaatatttcgGCAATGTCTTACCAATGCCCCAGCGAATCGATTTGATCTTGTTGGTGTAGCTGTTTTTGAATAGAGTTAGAAGAAGAGAAAGGTAAGGAAAATGGTTGATGATCAACAAAAGATTGTTGAGACATAAGAGAAGTAGTGTTGGGTGTAGAAGAATAAACATTATTGTTATAGTTTTGTTCTTGCTCTTGGTGTAACCTTTGTTGCTTCGGAATATTTAACTTGTCGCCTTCAATTTCTCGATATTTATTAAGATACAATTTTAATGGAGCGACGTAATCTTCGAACCCTAGTGTGGTTATAGCCCAAATAATATCGTCGCCATTGATAGTCTTTCGTTTTTCTCGTTGGCATTTATCGGAGGCTTCGCCCGTGATAAAGCTAATGAATTCCGAAACGCATTCTTGAACCGTTTCTTTTGCATCCTTTGAAATCTTACCATTTCCCGGAATCACTTTTTTCATTATTCTGCCCACATTTGCTATAGGAAGAAATCGATCTTGCTCTTTATTTTTGCTCTTTAAACAATTTGGACTTTCCGGACTACCTGAGGAATGCTCATTGCTCTCATCCtccataataattatttttcagaaaaaatatggattaaatttttttaagattaaaGTAAAATTGAAAGGAGGGCATAATAATAGGAAAATGAAGAGGGAAAATAGAAAAGGACTTGGTTGATGTTAATCATCTAAGCCTATGACTCGCTCTCTAAGTGGGGAATATTGTAATTAACTACAATATCacttaattatcttaatttGCCTTTATTTTTGGTTTTTGCATATGCTCTtttaccaaaaataaattattaggattGTATCTTCATTTCTTGTTTACTTTTAACATTCTTAATAGTTTTTCTTGATTAAATTATACTTGCATTTTATAATCTATTCTTAAAAGAGGACCGAGTAATAATGATATATCGTAACACTTAAATCAGATTGAATGATGCATTTGGTGTTTAACTTtaagcaatttttttaatttttttatctttagatCTTGTTGGAATAATGCTTAGAATTCTAATTGTATTAGGATTTCATTGGTGGAATATTCAGGTAAAAATGACTTATCAAATTACCATAAGTTT
This window of the Mercurialis annua linkage group LG5, ddMerAnnu1.2, whole genome shotgun sequence genome carries:
- the LOC126682848 gene encoding nuclear transcription factor Y subunit B-7; the protein is MEDESNEHSSGSPESPNCLKSKNKEQDRFLPIANVGRIMKKVIPGNGKISKDAKETVQECVSEFISFITGEASDKCQREKRKTINGDDIIWAITTLGFEDYVAPLKLYLNKYREIEGDKLNIPKQQRLHQEQEQNYNNNVYSSTPNTTSLMSQQSFVDHQPFSLPFSSSNSIQKQLHQQDQIDSLGHW